A segment of the Candidatus Hydrogenedentota bacterium genome:
GCGCGCGCCGGGGCGCGGAGAAAAACGCAGGGCAGTCGCATTTAAACTTCCGGTCAGAGCCGAGCGCCATACGAACCACCTGAAATGCAAAAAGAATGGCGCGTGTTGGAGGGCTGGCATTTCGCCTACGGCGAATCCCTGACCTTGCCGGCAGAGATGCCGGCGCTCCAACACGCTCACTTTCATTGATTCAAGGCTGCAAATCGACTCAATTTTACGCCCATATGCCTTGATCGGGTTTAAACGCGATTGCCCAGGAGAAAAACGCTCGCCGCGCGCGATCTCTGCTACACTGGAGCGCATGAACACCCGCGCCGCCGACGAAACAAGCTCCACCTCCGCCGGGCCGCAGCTTGTCTGCTGGAAGGTGTGGGGCGGGAACGGGCAGATGGAAGCGCCCGTGGCCATTCCCGGGTTGCGGGGTTTCCTTTATTCGCGGCCATCGGGCAGCGAACAGGGCGGCGATGTCTACTACCTCTCCGCCTGCGGTTCCGGGGCGCTCGCGCGGCTGTGCGTCGCCGACGTGACGGGCCACGGGCAATCCGTCGCGACCTTCAGCGGCTGGCTGGAGGAGGTCTTCTCGAAGCATATCCACCGGGCGAGCCCGTCCGGCGTGCTGCGCGAGGTGAACCGGCGCGCGGTGGAGCGCGGCCTGGAGCTGATGTCCACGGCGGTCTGCCTGAGCTACAACTCGCTCAACGGGAAGCTCGCCTTTTGCAGTGCGGGGCACCCGCCGGTACGCATCTGCCGCGCGGGGGAGTCCGCGTGGAAGCCGTTGCGCGTGGAGGACGGAGCGGGCCTGTGCAATGTGCCGCTCGCGGTTGACGCCAGCGCGACCTACGCCATCTCGCGCTGCCAGCTCCGGCCCGGCGACCGGCTGATCGTGCATACGGACGGGCTGACCGAGGCGCAGGATGCGAACGGGCAGCTGCTCGGCGAGGCGGTCTGGGCGGCC
Coding sequences within it:
- a CDS encoding serine/threonine-protein phosphatase; this encodes MNTRAADETSSTSAGPQLVCWKVWGGNGQMEAPVAIPGLRGFLYSRPSGSEQGGDVYYLSACGSGALARLCVADVTGHGQSVATFSGWLEEVFSKHIHRASPSGVLREVNRRAVERGLELMSTAVCLSYNSLNGKLAFCSAGHPPVRICRAGESAWKPLRVEDGAGLCNVPLAVDASATYAISRCQLRPGDRLIVHTDGLTEAQDANGQLLGEAVWAAGRVPGCDAPLESVLEAIKAAVAEHVPGGAAGDDITVLVLEALPYQSSNRYALFLKNNFPRFARALLGEGRGGG